The DNA sequence TGGCGAACGCGTTTGAATTACAACAGGCCAGTCATTCTGCGCCAATATCTGCAAACATTTTCTGGTTAACTCATATTTTGCTTCCAGAGGCTGATAGGGGTCGCATACTCCGCTGATCCATACTTTAGCTTTCTTTTTCTTATTGATTTCCTTTTGTAATAGCTCGGCTGCATTAATTTTTACATCAACAAATTCGCCCCAAGGCTCTTTATGACCGGTAAAGCGTTTCATATATCGCGCATAACAATATGAGCAACCGTGCTGGCAACCAACATAAGGGTTAACCACATAGTCATAAACTTTAGATGCAGAGAGGATCGACTTGGATTGAATCTCGTTTATGTTCATACATTATGTATCCTTGCAGAGAAATATAAGGATATTTGACCTGTGGCATCTGTCCGTATAGATGGTGTGATCTAACGACTCAGGGCTGACTCAGCAGAAGATAGCCGGCCAGTCCCATTCCCAGTATCCCCAGCATAAACGATAAAAGGACGGCAAATGATTTGGAGTACCTGGGGGGCAGATCGGTTTGAGGCAACTGAGATATATATCTGTAGTGCTGAACGGCGGCAATAACGATCGTCAACGAACCGGTGATAACAAAAAGGATACCCATGAAGGCAGATAAAGAGGTGTGTGATACTGCCGGAATGCTTTGTAATTGAGCTTCAAACAGTTGAATAAATAATCCAAAGCGGGAAACAACAAAACCAAGAGCAATAATTGTCAGCCCGGTGCGTAACCAGGCCAGCAAGGTACGCTCAGCTGCAAAAAACACACGGGGATCAGATTCAGATATGGGCATAATCAGGGTGTCCTGGATGGAGTCAAGGCATCGTTCTTCTGCATTAAGGATAGCGGAAATCAGAAGCAACAGAAACCGATGCTTTCATGCACAAAAAAGCCTCCGTTATAAGGAGGCTAAAAGAAAAGGAGAATCATGAAGCAAGCTTAGTGCGTGGAGACCATTGAACCGAAACGAACTTTACAACCTGCACCCGGGGTTGTATCTGCGCCAATTTTTTCCTGACAGTAAGAACCCGCTTTAAAATAAAACTTCTGAAGTTTCCAGTTAGGGTCGGTGCCAACATAGTCATAAGTTGCAGTGCCGCCACCAGCTACACTAACGTTTACTACTCCGGCATTAGAATCAATGGTGTAACAGAATTTGTTAGCGCCCGGAGAGGCCAGTTTGGTTTTGATTTCACCATTCTCGCCGTTTTCCTGACGCTTGATCTGTGCATATACATCGCCGTTATACCACTGCAGTTTGACCAGTGGTACACCGTAGCTATGGATCTGACCGATAATCACTTTTTTGCTCATGGAAACCTGAGATACCCACACACATGCCTGTAAGGTATGGTGTCCTTCCCAGTTCCAGTCATCACGTGAATTATCACCAATGATTTCACGCAATTCGGAACGGGGATATGAGGAGTTTGGCGTCGTTGCCAGTTTGCCGTTTACAGGCGTCCAGAAAGTCATTTTACCTTTATCATCCAGATAGAAATATTTACTGGCGTAACCGGCCATTATTTCGTCTGGTGATATTTCTGCTGCATCACCGCTACTATCGGCAATCGGCAATGTTATTTTCCATTGACGTAAATCGAAATTACCTGTGGCGGGTGAAATATAAGTGGTGGCTGCTTGTACTGATGCCATAGATAACAGGCATAACAAAATTAATTTCTTCATATAGCTACTCAAAAAATATAAAAATATAATCACCACACCTTTCGGATGGTGATGAGTGAAATTCCAGAAATGGAAAATTAAATACGCAGGAATAGCTCTTCCTGAATCAGGGAATTGCTATTTCAACATCGTATATCCGATTTCATCAAATCTGATTTTTGGGGGGGGGTATATATTCCGCAGTAGTTTCCGCTGGCATATGCAACGGAAACTATTGCGGACAGAGGTATCGTTCGCATCAGCTTTCATCTGGAAGTCCTCGAGCTCTTCAAGGCAATTACACACCTGTGCTAATTCTCACAGGGCGGTACCCGGATATAATCTACAGACATTACCCGGATGCATTTATCATGACGGAATTAAAATAAATATCAATATGTGATTTTTTGAAAACTTATATTTAATAAGTAACTTCATGATAGATATAATAATTTATTTTTCGTTCTTTTGAATTATTCCGGTGGGATTTATATGGGTTTGTTTATGCAAATAAAGACTATTTTGGTGCATTCTCTTTCTATATTAATTGAATTAAGTAAT is a window from the Tolumonas auensis DSM 9187 genome containing:
- a CDS encoding YidH family protein translates to MPISESDPRVFFAAERTLLAWLRTGLTIIALGFVVSRFGLFIQLFEAQLQSIPAVSHTSLSAFMGILFVITGSLTIVIAAVQHYRYISQLPQTDLPPRYSKSFAVLLSFMLGILGMGLAGYLLLSQP
- a CDS encoding polysaccharide lyase family 7 protein produces the protein MKKLILLCLLSMASVQAATTYISPATGNFDLRQWKITLPIADSSGDAAEISPDEIMAGYASKYFYLDDKGKMTFWTPVNGKLATTPNSSYPRSELREIIGDNSRDDWNWEGHHTLQACVWVSQVSMSKKVIIGQIHSYGVPLVKLQWYNGDVYAQIKRQENGENGEIKTKLASPGANKFCYTIDSNAGVVNVSVAGGGTATYDYVGTDPNWKLQKFYFKAGSYCQEKIGADTTPGAGCKVRFGSMVSTH